From a region of the Globicephala melas chromosome 19, mGloMel1.2, whole genome shotgun sequence genome:
- the LOC115862591 gene encoding zinc finger protein 420 isoform X3, with product MSARLENCDLKESNSRDYLEVKGTLEKQQENQEEYFSQGMIIYEKMSIFNQHTYLSQLPRCHSTEKPYKCKECGKAFRRASHLTQHQSIHTGEKPYECKQCGKAFSRDSQLSLHQRLHTGEKPYACKECGKAFTQSSQLILHHRIHTGEKPYKCEECGKAFIRSSQLTRHQKVHTGEKPYECKECGKAFTQNSQLTLHQRLHTGEKLYECKECRKVFTQLSQLILHKRIHTGEKPYECKECGKAFICGSQLSQHQKIHNGEKPYECEECGKAFIRGSLLMQHQRIHTGEKPYKCEECGKAFIRGSQLTQHQRIHTNEKPYECKECGKTFSHGSQLTQHQRIHTGEKPYQCKECGKAFNRGSLLTRHQRIHTGEKPYECKECGKTFSRGSELTQHERIHTGEKPYECKECGKSFIRGSQLTQHQRIHTGEKPYECKECRMAFTQSSHLSQHQRLHTGEKPYICNECGKAFARGLLLIQHQRIHTGEKPYQCKECGKAFIRGSQLTQHQRIHTGEKPYECKECGKAFSHGSQLTLHQRIHTGEKPYECKECRKAFTQSSHLSRHQRVHTGEKPYQCKECGKAFTRGSQLTQHQRVHISEKSFEYKECEIDFSHGSQVYI from the coding sequence ATGAGTGCCAGGCTTGAAAACTGTGATCTTAAGGAGTCCAATTCCAGAGATTATTTGGAAGTCAAAGGCACATTGGAAAAGCAACAAGAAAATCAGGAGGAATATTTCAGTCAAGGGATGatcatatatgaaaaaatgtctattttcaaTCAGCATACTTACTTATCTCAACTTCCCAGGTGTCATTCTACTgagaaaccctataaatgtaaggaatgtgggaaggctTTTAGACGAGCTTCACACCTAACTCAACATCAGAGTATTCATACTGGtgaaaaaccctatgaatgtaagcaatgtgggaaggcctttagtCGTGATTCACAACTCAGTCTTCATCAGAGActtcatactggtgagaaaccctatgcatgcaaggaatgtgggaaagcctttactCAGAGCTCACAACTTATTTTACATCATAGGATTCATACTGGTGAAAAACCATATAAATGTgaagaatgtgggaaagcctttattcGAAGCTCACAACTCACCCGACATCAAAAAGTCCATACTGGggagaaaccttatgaatgtaaagaatgtgggaaggcctttacTCAGAACTCACAACTTACTCTGCACCAGAGActtcatactggtgagaaactCTATGAATGTAAAGAATGTAGAAAGGTCTTTACGCAGCTCTCACAACTTATTCTTCATAAGAGAATTCATACCGGtgaaaaaccctatgaatgtaaggaatgtggcaAAGCTTTTATTTGTGGCTCACAGCTTTCTCAACATCAGAAAATTCATAATGGGGAAAAGCCATACGAATGTGAGgaatgtggaaaagcttttattcGCGGCTCATTACTTATGCAACATCAGAGGATTCATACTGGTGAAAAACCCTATAAATGTGAAGAATGCGGGAAGGCCTTTATCCGTGGCTCACAACTTACTCAACACCAGAGAATTCATACCAATgagaagccctatgaatgtaaggaatgtggaaagACCTTTAGTCATGGCTCACAACTTACTCAACATCAGAGGATTCATACTGGCGAGAAACCCTATCagtgtaaggaatgtggaaaGGCCTTTAATCGTGGCTCCCTCCTTACTCGACATCAAAGGATTCATACTGGTGAAAAACCCTATGAGTGTAAAGAATGTGGAAAGACCTTTAGTCGTGGCTCAGAACTTACTCAACATGAGAGAATTCAcactggtgagaaaccctatgagtgtaaggaatgtgggaagtcTTTTATTCGTGGCTCACAGCTTActcaacatcagagaattcatactggtgagaaaccctatgaatgtaaagaaTGTAGAATGGCCTTTACGCAGAGTTCACATCTTTCTCAACATCAGAGActtcatactggtgagaaaccctacatatgtaatgaatgtgggaaggcctttgcTCGTGGCTTACTACTTATAcagcatcagagaattcatacaggTGAGAAACCATATcagtgtaaggaatgtgggaaggcctttatTCGTGGTTCACAACTTACTCAACATCAGcgaattcacactggagaaaaaccctatgaatgcaaggaatgtgggaaggcctttagtCACGGTTCTCAACTTACTCTACATCAGAGAATccatactggtgagaaaccctatgaatgcaaAGAGTGTAGAAAAGCCTTTACTCAGAGCTCACATCTTTCTCGACATCAGAGAgttcatactggtgagaaaccatatcagtgtaaggaatgtgggaaggcctttacTCGTGGTTCACAGCTAACTCAACATCAAAGGGTTCATATCAGTGAGAAATCTTTTGAATATAAGGAATGTGAAATAGACTTCAGTCATGGCTCACAAGTTTATATATGA